In one Podarcis muralis chromosome 7, rPodMur119.hap1.1, whole genome shotgun sequence genomic region, the following are encoded:
- the LOC114603212 gene encoding homeobox protein Nkx-2.4-like — MEDLKTFAAEALEDFAQFMPGTHQSPLGASRFSISNCLPPNSMLGCYPGAFPGPAELPAYPQENFRNGVAHAEWYASGTADGPYPSFPRYVGTSGFSVAGADCLGYIGEVIKPPSFFTGNPSKRKRRVLFTRAQVHELEKRFELQRYLTAPEREHLATVTRLTPNQVKIWFQNHRYKMKKQGKQQDPKADPGQEAHRTCDNSVVPPHPGSYGFAGSLMEEKSLLGSPYPFPGLAPSTQSLSASPSSSADSQPSTKAAESRLAFGKPW, encoded by the exons ATGGAGGACCTCAAAACGTTTGCTGCGGAGGCACTGGAAGATTTTGCCCAATTTATGCCCGGCACCCACCAGTCTCCTTTGGGGGCCTCCAGGTTCTCCATCAGCAATTGCCTGCCTCCGAACTCCATGCTGGGTTGCTACCCAGGGGCATTCCCAGGCCCAGCAGAGCTGCCCGCCTACCCCCAGGAGAACTTCAGGAACGGGGTGGCCCACGCAGAGTGGTACGCCTCTGGCACCGCAGACGGACCCTACCCTTCAT tccccagGTATGTGGGGACATCGGGGTTCAGCGTAGCTGGAGCCGACTGCCTGGGCTACATTGGCGAGGTGATCAAGCCTCCCTCGTTCTTCACTGGGAACCCGTCCAAAAGGAAGCGCCGGGTGCTGTTCACCCGAGCCCAGGTTCACGAGCTGGAGAAGAGGTTCGAGCTGCAGAGGTACCTGACAGCCCCAGAGCGCGAGCACTTAGCCACCGTCACCCGCCTCACCCCCAACCAGGTGAAGATCTGGTTCCAGAACCACCGGTACAAGATGAAGAAGCAAGGCAAGCAACAGGACCCCAAGGCCGACCCGGGGCAGGAAGCACACCGAACCTGTGACAACAGTGTGGTTCCGCCACACCCAGGGAGTTACGGTTTTGCCGGGTCTCTGATGGAGGAGAAGTCCTTGTTAGGGTCTCCTTATCCCTTCCCCGGACTCGCACCCAGCACCCAGAGCTTATCCGCCAGCCCCAGTTCCAGCGCCGACTCTCAGCCCAGCACAAAGGCTGCGGAAAGCAGGCTTGCGTTCGGAAAGCCATGGTAG